From Dermochelys coriacea isolate rDerCor1 chromosome 8, rDerCor1.pri.v4, whole genome shotgun sequence, the proteins below share one genomic window:
- the LOC122455491 gene encoding complement factor H-related protein 1-like, translating into MSVVTSAGRTLSSTNMTLLRGIIIQILWAFYAKGQVPVCEQPPDVDFGEIISGEKLQYVESDSVQYGCYPGYTLAGSERITCYGRNWMPPPKCLAPCTITKQQLEDKKLLLPSGRRHTIIILNDQLVEFSCREGYNPTDPSARKCVDGHIDFPLCISATGKKCGRPPVLANGDITTFPQKEYASGFSVEYKCQKFYSVKGQNKSFCNNGNWTETPICEGKMMFSTAKPIPFFFQCI; encoded by the exons ATGTCAGTAGTTACAAGTGCTGGGCGTACTTTATCAAGCACCAACATGACTTTGCTGAGAGGTATCATCATTCAGATACTATGGGCTTTCTATGCTAAGGGACAAG TGCCAGTATGCGAACAGCCGCCTGATGTTGATTTTGGAGAAATTATTAGTGGCGAGAAATTGCAATATGTGGAAAGTGACTCAGTGCAGTATGGCTGCTATCCTGGATACACACTGGCAGGATCTGAACGGATAACGTGTTATGGGAGAAACTGGATGCCACCGCCAAAATGTTTGG CACCATGTACTATCACAAAACAGCAACTGGAGGACAAAAAACTGCTTCTGCCAAGTGGCCGTAGACATACAATAATTATTCTAAATGATCAATTAGTGGAATTTTCCTGCAGAGAAGGATATAACCCCACAGATCCTTCAGCCAGAAAGTGTGTTGATGGGCACATAGATTTTCCACTGTGTATCTCTG CCACAGGAAAGAAATGTGGACGTCCACCTGTTCTTGCTAATGGAGATATAActacttttccccaaaaagagTATGCCTCAGGCTTTTCTGTGGAATACAAATGCCAAAAGTTTTATTCAGTGAAAGGGCAAAATAAATCTTTCTGTAACAATGGAAACTGGACAGAAACACCAATTTGTGAGGGTAAGATGATGTTTTCTACAGCAAAAcctataccttttttttttcagtgtatctAA